One Candidatus Cloacimonadota bacterium genomic region harbors:
- the rpmD gene encoding 50S ribosomal protein L30 — protein MKKIKVTLIRSTINRIESHKRVVKSLGLNKLNSSRIHDDNPVIRGMINKVSYMLKVEEVQGE, from the coding sequence ATGAAGAAGATTAAAGTAACCCTTATCCGCAGCACCATAAATCGTATTGAAAGCCATAAAAGGGTTGTAAAATCCCTTGGTTTGAACAAACTAAACAGCAGCCGGATTCATGATGATAACCCCGTGATCCGCGGTATGATCAACAAAGTGTCGTACATGCTTAAAGTAGAAGAAGTGCAGGGAGAATAA
- the secY gene encoding preprotein translocase subunit SecY, with protein sequence MFRIPDLKKKILFTALFLVLYRMGSFVPIPGVDATALQAFFEGAREGGNTLFGLLDLFVGGNFERASVFALGIMPYITASIVIQLLGSIIPYFEKLRKEGAEGQKKLNQITRYGTVGLGAFNAVTITLWLSNLSGGVVPVSGILFHFTGIITLVTGTMIVMWIGEQITEHGIGNGISLIIFAGIIARYPEGFIRMFQKIGAEPTYAWKAVFAVLLMVAVTTAVIFVTEATRKIPVQYAKRIVGRRVYGGQSTYIPLRVNTAGVIPIIFAQSVLMFPATIAAFFGSGGGFWVTLQRWLSPGAALYTILYVSLIIFFAYFYTAIVLNPTEMAENMVKYGGHIPGKKPGKKTAEYINSVLTRITLPGAVFFAFVALLPEIMSHRFDLPFYFGGTGLIIVVGVALDTLQQIESHLVMRHYDGFMKKGKLRGRSS encoded by the coding sequence ATGTTCCGGATTCCGGACCTAAAAAAGAAGATACTGTTTACGGCGTTGTTTTTGGTGCTTTACCGCATGGGTAGTTTTGTGCCCATCCCTGGTGTAGATGCCACAGCGTTGCAAGCTTTTTTTGAAGGCGCCAGAGAGGGTGGTAATACTCTATTTGGTTTGCTTGATCTTTTTGTAGGTGGAAACTTTGAACGTGCATCGGTTTTTGCTTTGGGAATTATGCCCTATATCACAGCATCCATCGTGATTCAGCTGTTAGGCAGTATAATTCCCTATTTCGAAAAGCTTCGCAAAGAAGGAGCGGAAGGACAGAAGAAACTGAATCAGATAACCCGTTATGGCACGGTTGGCTTGGGGGCCTTCAATGCTGTTACCATTACTTTATGGCTTAGCAACCTCAGTGGTGGAGTGGTGCCTGTTTCAGGAATCTTGTTCCATTTCACCGGAATAATCACTTTGGTGACCGGTACTATGATTGTAATGTGGATTGGTGAGCAGATCACCGAACACGGTATTGGCAACGGAATTTCGTTGATTATATTTGCTGGTATTATTGCTCGCTATCCCGAAGGTTTCATCAGAATGTTCCAAAAGATTGGAGCAGAACCTACTTATGCCTGGAAAGCAGTATTTGCCGTGCTTCTCATGGTAGCAGTTACAACCGCGGTAATATTTGTAACTGAAGCTACCCGCAAGATTCCCGTTCAATATGCCAAGCGCATAGTGGGACGCAGAGTTTATGGCGGACAAAGTACATATATTCCATTGCGCGTGAATACTGCCGGTGTGATTCCTATCATCTTTGCCCAAAGCGTATTGATGTTCCCAGCCACTATCGCAGCCTTTTTTGGCTCCGGTGGAGGTTTTTGGGTGACACTGCAAAGATGGTTATCTCCTGGAGCGGCATTATATACAATTCTGTATGTATCGCTTATCATCTTCTTTGCATATTTCTACACTGCAATAGTATTAAATCCTACTGAAATGGCTGAAAACATGGTCAAATATGGCGGTCATATTCCTGGTAAAAAACCGGGCAAAAAGACTGCCGAGTACATTAACAGCGTGTTAACCAGAATCACCCTCCCTGGAGCGGTATTCTTCGCTTTTGTAGCGCTATTACCGGAAATTATGAGTCACCGCTTTGATCTGCCTTTCTATTTTGGTGGAACTGGTCTCATCATCGTGGTTGGAGTA
- the rplW gene encoding 50S ribosomal protein L23 → MIHPRNIVIAPIITEKSSNQMAAQNTYTFKVSINANKIEIAKAIEHIFAVKVLAVNTIRMMGKPKRLGRYNGKRPDWKKAIVTLREGDKIADFEV, encoded by the coding sequence ATGATACATCCGCGTAATATCGTAATTGCTCCTATCATTACCGAGAAGAGCAGCAATCAAATGGCCGCCCAGAATACCTATACATTTAAGGTATCGATAAATGCCAATAAGATAGAGATCGCCAAAGCCATAGAGCATATATTTGCCGTGAAGGTTCTGGCTGTGAATACCATCCGAATGATGGGCAAACCGAAACGTTTAGGCAGATACAACGGTAAACGCCCGGATTGGAAAAAGGCGATCGTAACCCTGCGCGAAGGCGATAAAATCGCCGATTTTGAGGTATAG
- the rplN gene encoding 50S ribosomal protein L14 codes for MIQVQTILNIADNSGAKKAMCIKVLGGSKRKYASVGDVIVVAIKSATPGGKVKKSAVEKAVIVRTAKEVRRPDGSYIRFSDNAAVVIDEKHEPKGTRIFGPVARELREAGYMKIVSLAPEVL; via the coding sequence ATGATTCAAGTACAAACTATATTGAATATCGCCGATAACTCTGGCGCCAAGAAAGCCATGTGCATCAAAGTATTGGGAGGCTCCAAACGTAAGTATGCCTCCGTGGGAGATGTTATTGTGGTTGCCATCAAGTCTGCCACTCCAGGTGGAAAGGTTAAGAAGAGCGCCGTTGAAAAAGCCGTGATCGTGCGAACTGCCAAAGAAGTACGTCGTCCAGACGGATCCTACATCCGTTTTTCGGATAATGCGGCAGTAGTTATTGATGAGAAACATGAGCCAAAGGGAACCCGCATCTTTGGTCCGGTTGCACGCGAATTGCGCGAAGCAGGATATATGAAGATAGTATCCCTTGCTCCGGAAGTACTGTAG
- a CDS encoding type Z 30S ribosomal protein S14, translating to MAKTSLIIKQQRTPKFKVRKYNRCKICGRPRAYMRHFGMCRLCFRKYASEGQIPGITRSSW from the coding sequence GTGGCAAAGACTTCATTGATCATCAAGCAACAAAGAACACCTAAGTTCAAAGTAAGAAAGTACAACCGTTGCAAGATTTGCGGACGTCCTCGCGCTTATATGCGCCACTTTGGCATGTGCCGCCTTTGCTTCCGCAAATATGCCTCCGAGGGACAGATCCCCGGAATAACCAGAAGCAGCTGGTAA
- the rplO gene encoding 50S ribosomal protein L15, producing MLTLNNLGRPAGRKNKKRLGKGQGSGHGHQAGRGHKGKKARAGGNIPASFEGGQMPINRRLPKRGFKNIFRVGYRSLNLSRLQGLEDTEFDIAKLETMGLIPSKGQKAKAPVKVLAGTTEEFTKAVHIKANAFSKNAKALIEKNGGKAEVV from the coding sequence ATGTTAACACTCAACAACCTCGGCAGACCAGCCGGTAGAAAAAATAAGAAACGTCTTGGTAAGGGACAAGGTTCGGGACATGGCCATCAGGCAGGTCGTGGGCACAAGGGTAAGAAAGCCCGTGCCGGCGGCAACATTCCTGCATCCTTTGAAGGTGGTCAGATGCCAATCAACCGCCGCTTGCCCAAGCGAGGATTTAAAAACATCTTCAGGGTAGGCTATCGCAGCCTCAACCTTAGCCGTTTACAAGGATTGGAAGATACAGAATTTGACATCGCCAAGCTCGAAACAATGGGCTTGATCCCGTCTAAAGGTCAAAAAGCTAAAGCTCCGGTTAAAGTACTTGCCGGAACTACTGAAGAATTCACCAAAGCTGTTCATATCAAAGCGAACGCTTTTTCCAAAAACGCTAAAGCGCTCATCGAAAAGAACGGCGGCAAGGCGGAGGTAGTTTAA
- the rpsE gene encoding 30S ribosomal protein S5, which yields MNYQHNQNPEEEKLVEKIIDTKRVAKVVKGGRNFSFSAIVVVGDKAGNVGVGNGKANEIVDAIRKAKEKAVKNMFRVPIVKGTVPHEIVARFGASRVMIKPASPGTGVIAGNTTRAIFEAAGIENILCKSLGSNTPTNVVKATINGLKSMRTISDIARLRNKTIAQLTGQEEK from the coding sequence TTGAATTACCAACACAATCAGAATCCCGAAGAAGAAAAACTGGTAGAGAAGATTATCGATACCAAGCGCGTGGCAAAGGTAGTAAAAGGTGGACGTAATTTCTCCTTTTCCGCTATTGTAGTGGTAGGAGATAAAGCCGGAAACGTCGGCGTGGGAAATGGCAAAGCAAATGAGATTGTAGATGCCATTCGCAAAGCCAAGGAAAAAGCGGTAAAGAATATGTTCCGCGTTCCTATCGTTAAAGGCACTGTTCCTCATGAAATCGTTGCCCGTTTTGGAGCCAGTCGCGTTATGATAAAGCCGGCTTCACCAGGTACCGGAGTTATTGCCGGGAACACTACTCGCGCAATCTTTGAAGCAGCCGGAATAGAAAACATTCTGTGCAAATCCTTGGGTAGCAACACCCCTACTAACGTGGTGAAGGCCACCATCAACGGACTAAAATCTATGCGTACTATCTCCGACATCGCTCGTCTGCGCAATAAGACTATTGCTCAGCTTACCGGTCAGGAGGAGAAATGA
- the rpsC gene encoding 30S ribosomal protein S3 encodes MGQKIHPILYRIGVNKDTDSIWFAQGSSYVDSLQEDIKIRNYIRKRLADKMVSKIKIYRKTSSIQIDIATARPGLVIGKKGEDIEKLRGELNILINKNRPNPITVAINVEQIDKMWLDARLVGKEIARQLEERVSFRRAMKMAMRNVMRDNALGVKVQVSGRLGGAEIARTERYKQGRTPLHTIRADIDYAHVEALTTYGVIGIKVWIYKGDILS; translated from the coding sequence TTGGGACAAAAAATACACCCCATTCTGTATCGTATCGGTGTAAATAAAGATACCGATTCAATCTGGTTTGCTCAAGGCTCGTCTTATGTGGATTCTCTCCAGGAAGACATAAAGATACGCAACTACATTCGCAAACGTCTGGCAGACAAGATGGTTTCTAAGATAAAGATATATCGTAAAACCAGCTCGATCCAGATAGATATCGCAACTGCCCGTCCTGGTTTGGTAATTGGGAAAAAGGGAGAGGATATCGAGAAGTTGCGCGGCGAGCTGAACATCCTGATCAACAAAAACCGCCCCAATCCGATCACTGTAGCCATCAATGTGGAACAGATCGATAAGATGTGGCTTGATGCCCGTCTTGTGGGCAAAGAGATTGCCCGCCAGCTTGAAGAACGCGTTTCCTTCCGGCGTGCCATGAAAATGGCAATGCGCAATGTAATGAGAGATAACGCTCTTGGAGTTAAAGTACAGGTGTCCGGCCGTCTTGGCGGTGCTGAGATAGCTCGCACAGAGCGTTATAAACAAGGACGTACCCCGCTTCATACTATTCGTGCCGATATCGATTATGCGCATGTGGAAGCACTGACTACCTATGGCGTAATCGGCATTAAGGTATGGATATACAAAGGCGACATTTTGTCATAA
- the rpsH gene encoding 30S ribosomal protein S8, which produces MSVSDPIADALTKIRNAYRAGHSQVIVNHSKVIEALVKILAEENFVNSFQVLDKDPEHKYNYKRILVILRYTNDGRPVMQGLVRVSKPGRRVYVKADKMPSVYNNTGCAIISTSSGVMVDRDARIQHVGGEYVCRVW; this is translated from the coding sequence ATGAGCGTATCTGATCCGATAGCTGATGCATTGACCAAGATCCGCAATGCATATCGTGCCGGACACTCACAAGTGATCGTAAACCATAGCAAAGTTATTGAAGCGCTGGTTAAGATCCTTGCTGAGGAAAACTTTGTAAATAGCTTTCAGGTATTAGACAAAGATCCGGAGCACAAATACAACTACAAACGTATATTAGTAATCCTACGTTACACCAATGATGGACGACCTGTAATGCAAGGATTGGTTAGAGTTTCTAAACCCGGAAGACGTGTTTACGTCAAAGCAGACAAAATGCCCAGCGTGTATAATAACACTGGTTGTGCGATTATTTCCACTTCTTCAGGAGTAATGGTGGATCGCGATGCCAGAATTCAGCACGTAGGCGGCGAATATGTCTGCAGAGTTTGGTAG
- the rpmC gene encoding 50S ribosomal protein L29, whose protein sequence is MKIDEIRDLSTHELQARIEELRIELFNLRFQKAKNLLDRTDRIRIAKREIARINTIIKEKELKA, encoded by the coding sequence ATGAAGATTGATGAAATCCGTGACCTCAGCACCCACGAGCTGCAGGCCAGAATCGAAGAACTGCGTATTGAGCTGTTCAATTTGCGTTTTCAAAAAGCAAAGAATTTGCTTGATCGCACCGATCGAATCCGGATCGCTAAACGCGAAATTGCCCGGATAAACACCATCATCAAAGAAAAAGAGCTAAAGGCTTGA
- the rplF gene encoding 50S ribosomal protein L6 produces MSRIGKAPIKISSDVNVKIENNIVTIKGKLGELSYPLMPGISLELNENALSVIRSDDSKNQRAVHGLSRALIQNMVIGVSEGYKKTLHVIGTGYSAEVIGPWLKLSLGYSHDILLRIPQELKIEANAVPRSKGGRSDFTAIITIEGISKQLVGQFAAEVRGCRPPENYKGKGVRYYDERVTIKAGKAGSK; encoded by the coding sequence ATGTCCCGCATAGGAAAAGCCCCTATTAAAATCAGCTCCGACGTTAATGTGAAGATAGAAAACAATATCGTCACCATAAAAGGCAAGCTGGGCGAGCTCAGCTATCCTCTGATGCCTGGAATCAGCCTCGAATTAAACGAAAACGCACTATCTGTAATTCGTTCCGATGATAGCAAAAATCAACGGGCAGTACATGGTCTAAGCCGCGCTCTTATTCAGAACATGGTAATCGGCGTGAGCGAAGGTTACAAAAAGACCCTTCATGTAATCGGTACCGGCTATAGCGCCGAAGTTATCGGACCTTGGCTAAAACTTAGTTTGGGATATTCTCACGACATCTTATTGCGTATCCCTCAAGAACTAAAAATAGAAGCCAATGCTGTTCCCCGCTCAAAAGGTGGGCGTAGCGATTTTACCGCCATCATCACAATTGAAGGAATCAGTAAACAATTAGTTGGCCAATTTGCCGCTGAAGTGCGTGGCTGTCGTCCTCCGGAAAACTATAAGGGTAAGGGAGTTCGCTATTACGACGAACGCGTTACCATCAAAGCCGGAAAAGCCGGAAGCAAATAA
- the rplE gene encoding 50S ribosomal protein L5: protein MNRIKEKYKSQVIPALTKHFGYKNPHQVPRLVKIVLSMGVGSATQNKAILDNAVKDMEQIAGRKVMVTKASKSISNFKLRQGMPIGCKVTLRNEVMYEFFDRLISIAIPRIRDFRGIKTNSFDGRGNYSFGIKEQTIFPEIEFDKVDAVRGMNVTIVTSAHNDEECHQLLKELGMPFQRAE, encoded by the coding sequence ATGAACCGAATCAAAGAAAAATATAAGAGCCAGGTAATTCCTGCCCTTACCAAGCATTTTGGGTATAAAAACCCTCATCAGGTGCCAAGATTGGTGAAGATCGTGCTTAGCATGGGTGTGGGAAGTGCCACCCAGAATAAAGCGATTTTGGATAACGCAGTAAAAGATATGGAACAGATTGCCGGCAGGAAAGTAATGGTAACCAAGGCCAGTAAATCTATATCGAACTTCAAGCTGCGTCAGGGCATGCCCATCGGTTGCAAAGTTACCTTGCGCAACGAAGTAATGTATGAATTCTTCGATCGGCTGATCTCTATTGCCATTCCGAGAATTCGTGATTTTCGCGGGATCAAGACTAATTCTTTTGACGGCAGAGGAAACTACTCTTTTGGCATCAAAGAACAAACTATTTTTCCCGAAATCGAATTTGACAAAGTAGATGCCGTTCGTGGAATGAACGTCACTATCGTAACAAGTGCTCACAACGACGAGGAATGCCACCAGCTCTTAAAAGAACTTGGCATGCCTTTCCAAAGAGCCGAATAA
- the rplV gene encoding 50S ribosomal protein L22, with protein sequence MEATAKLRFARGSARKARLVLDTIRYKRVTEAQNILRFSRRRAAGIIYKVLESAIANAQVKDPKIDLNQVFVSQAMADEGPQMKRFMPRAQGRAFMIRKQTCHISLEIQTLE encoded by the coding sequence ATGGAAGCAACAGCAAAATTGCGTTTCGCCCGTGGTTCTGCCCGTAAAGCCCGTCTTGTACTGGATACTATTCGCTACAAGCGTGTAACCGAAGCCCAAAACATTCTGCGTTTCTCACGTCGCAGAGCGGCTGGTATAATTTATAAAGTGTTGGAATCTGCGATTGCCAACGCTCAGGTGAAGGATCCCAAGATTGACCTCAACCAGGTATTTGTAAGCCAGGCGATGGCAGATGAGGGTCCTCAGATGAAACGTTTTATGCCCAGAGCTCAGGGAAGAGCATTTATGATAAGGAAACAGACCTGTCATATCTCCCTGGAAATCCAGACTTTAGAATAG
- the rplB gene encoding 50S ribosomal protein L2, translated as MGIKHYKPTTPSLRYRTGYKFEEITTSSPEKSLLKPKPKSGGRNNRGRITCRHRGGGHRKHYRIIDFKRDKIGIPAKVATIEYDPNRTARIALLHYVDGEKRYIIAPDGLEVGSKVMSGPEAEVAVGNALPLERIPLGSVVHNIELKKGRGGQIARSAGAFAQVVAKDGDYVHVKMPSNDVHLIRKECLATIGQVSNPDHSLIKIGKAGRKRWLGIRPTVRGVAMNPVDHPMGGGEGKSSGGGHPVSPWGKPAKGGKTRKTRKYSDKYIVKAVKKR; from the coding sequence ATGGGAATAAAACATTACAAACCAACAACCCCCTCCCTCCGCTATCGCACGGGTTATAAATTTGAAGAGATTACTACTTCCTCTCCGGAAAAATCTCTACTTAAACCCAAACCGAAAAGTGGTGGACGCAACAATCGCGGTCGCATTACTTGCCGTCATCGTGGCGGTGGGCACCGTAAACATTATCGCATTATAGATTTTAAGCGTGATAAGATTGGGATTCCGGCGAAAGTTGCCACTATAGAATACGATCCTAATCGTACTGCCCGCATTGCACTTTTGCACTATGTGGATGGAGAAAAACGTTACATCATAGCACCCGACGGCTTGGAAGTAGGTAGCAAAGTAATGAGTGGACCCGAAGCTGAAGTAGCAGTAGGAAATGCATTGCCATTAGAACGCATTCCTTTAGGTAGTGTGGTTCACAATATCGAATTGAAGAAAGGTCGCGGCGGTCAAATAGCCCGCAGTGCCGGTGCTTTTGCTCAGGTTGTTGCCAAAGATGGTGATTATGTACACGTAAAAATGCCTTCAAATGATGTGCACCTCATTCGCAAAGAATGTCTTGCCACCATAGGTCAGGTAAGCAATCCGGATCATTCACTGATTAAGATTGGTAAAGCCGGACGCAAACGTTGGTTGGGAATACGCCCTACGGTTCGCGGCGTAGCAATGAACCCGGTGGATCATCCGATGGGTGGTGGAGAAGGAAAATCTTCAGGTGGAGGCCATCCGGTATCCCCCTGGGGTAAACCGGCTAAGGGCGGTAAAACCCGCAAAACCCGCAAATATTCCGATAAATATATCGTGAAAGCGGTCAAAAAGAGATAG
- the rpsQ gene encoding 30S ribosomal protein S17, with product MIKQGVVVSDKNDKSIVVRVQRQYIHPLYKKTVRRHKKFMAHDENNEAREGDIVQICESRPLSARKRWTLHKIVERSK from the coding sequence ATGATAAAACAAGGTGTGGTGGTTTCGGACAAAAACGATAAGAGCATTGTCGTACGCGTTCAACGCCAGTACATCCATCCGCTATACAAAAAGACCGTTCGCCGCCATAAAAAGTTTATGGCTCACGACGAAAATAATGAAGCCCGCGAAGGCGATATCGTTCAGATTTGCGAATCGCGTCCGCTTAGTGCCCGCAAACGCTGGACTCTGCATAAGATTGTAGAGAGAAGTAAGTAA
- the rplP gene encoding 50S ribosomal protein L16 — MLAPKKVRHRKMMKGRRNGLSWTGCNVDFGDYGLIALEDAFISSRQIEAARIAITRHMKRVGKVWIRIFPDKPITSKPAETRMGKGKGAPEYWVAVVRPGRVLFEIEGVDVTTAKEAMRLASHKLPIKTRLVAREGVEL; from the coding sequence GTGTTAGCACCAAAAAAAGTAAGACATCGTAAGATGATGAAGGGCAGACGCAACGGTCTTTCCTGGACTGGATGCAATGTTGATTTTGGCGATTACGGTTTAATAGCATTGGAAGATGCTTTTATCTCCAGTCGTCAGATTGAAGCTGCTCGTATTGCAATAACCCGCCATATGAAGCGTGTTGGAAAAGTATGGATCCGCATTTTTCCGGATAAACCCATTACCAGCAAACCAGCAGAAACTCGTATGGGAAAAGGAAAAGGCGCTCCAGAATACTGGGTAGCCGTAGTTCGCCCCGGTCGCGTGTTATTCGAGATCGAAGGCGTAGACGTTACCACGGCAAAAGAAGCAATGCGCCTAGCCTCACACAAGCTGCCCATCAAAACCAGATTGGTAGCACGTGAAGGAGTGGAATTATGA
- the rplX gene encoding 50S ribosomal protein L24, which yields MEKKLNLKKGDLVVVISGEDKGKKGHILRAYPKTGRVIVEKVNLIKKHAKPSQRNPQGGIITKEAPINASNVMLFNEKLDTVSKPVIQIRDSRRIRVCKKSGDEL from the coding sequence GTGGAAAAGAAACTAAACTTAAAAAAAGGTGATTTGGTAGTGGTAATATCTGGTGAGGACAAAGGCAAAAAGGGACACATCCTTAGAGCTTACCCCAAAACCGGACGCGTGATTGTGGAAAAAGTTAACCTGATCAAAAAGCACGCCAAGCCCAGCCAACGCAACCCCCAAGGTGGAATCATTACTAAAGAAGCGCCGATTAATGCTTCTAATGTGATGCTTTTCAACGAAAAATTGGATACGGTATCCAAGCCAGTGATCCAGATTCGTGATAGCCGTCGGATTCGAGTATGTAAGAAATCTGGCGATGAGCTGTAA
- the rplR gene encoding 50S ribosomal protein L18: protein MIKSITKIKSTLRARRRAAIRKRLSGSSERPRLVVFRSNKHIYAQIIDDSKGITLCSMSSKAKDFSLGEAKTKTDVSHIVGTKLGEKALAVGIKTIAFDRAGYKYHGRVKALADGARKAGLEF, encoded by the coding sequence ATGATAAAATCTATAACTAAGATAAAGAGTACATTACGTGCCCGTCGTCGTGCCGCCATTCGTAAACGTTTGTCTGGCAGCAGTGAGCGACCACGCCTCGTAGTATTTCGTTCAAACAAGCATATCTACGCGCAGATAATCGACGATAGCAAGGGGATAACCCTATGCTCGATGTCTTCCAAAGCCAAGGATTTCTCTTTAGGAGAAGCAAAAACCAAAACCGATGTCAGCCACATAGTTGGCACCAAACTTGGAGAAAAAGCCTTAGCAGTTGGAATCAAAACCATCGCCTTCGATCGTGCCGGATACAAGTATCATGGCAGAGTAAAAGCTCTAGCCGATGGTGCCCGCAAAGCCGGGCTTGAGTTCTAA
- the rpsS gene encoding 30S ribosomal protein S19, whose protein sequence is MSRSIKKGPFVDDHLMNKVVVLNDENKKSVIKTWSRRSVITPDFIGHTFSVHNGHKFVPVYVTENMVGHKLGEFSPTRTYRGHKEKKKKGR, encoded by the coding sequence ATGTCACGTTCAATCAAAAAAGGCCCATTCGTTGACGATCACCTGATGAATAAAGTAGTAGTCCTCAATGACGAAAACAAGAAAAGCGTGATCAAAACCTGGAGCCGCCGTTCGGTGATAACTCCAGATTTTATCGGTCATACTTTTTCGGTGCATAATGGGCATAAATTTGTGCCTGTATATGTAACCGAGAACATGGTTGGTCATAAGCTTGGGGAGTTTTCTCCCACCAGAACCTACCGTGGTCATAAAGAGAAGAAGAAAAAAGGCAGATAG